The following are from one region of the Lytechinus variegatus isolate NC3 chromosome 4, Lvar_3.0, whole genome shotgun sequence genome:
- the LOC121413159 gene encoding uncharacterized protein LOC121413159 — translation MRKALKSLKEDESIMILPADKGRASVILDTDVYRAKMSELIESGPYHAIGKDPTDRLSRKLSTILRGFHKNGDIDDSTYRKLKPSQKQPPRIYGLPKIHKADIPLRPIVSCVSSFAYNTSKYLADILAPLVGSNGHAVHNSASFVDFLRSETIQEHEVMVSFDVVSLFTNVPIDAACKVALSRLERDESLPERTQLSPAQVTELLSFVLQSTYFMFAGNFYEQQEGAAMGSPVSAVIANLFMEAFEERALSSCPPDCAPRVWKRYVDDTFIITHRSAADDLLSHMNSQQPSIRFTMEMECNERIAFLDTLVHRDTSGRLYTTVYRKPTHTDQYIAYDSHHPKSVKRGVVKCLYDRASRIVTKPHCTATEKQHITSALISNGYPRSFVNRVAKKKSAPSEQLAQFKSAIVIPFVDGIAHLLRRRLERHGIRVIFKSDSIRSQLVRPKDRPIPDRRDGVVYKIPCSTCDKVYIGETGRPVGERMKEHRRDVRLRRTDSSAVAEHAWDSDHPPNWDEVSCIANDKHWYTRRIKEAIQIRLHPNNINRDSGIEIPDEWLPTIRRHTASTVHSARRPHQRVPDTSADADWPAASANHSARCTPERAPSTSADPDWPAAPANHSAAHARVEPDNSSRRYITRAQQRLCSLPDEV, via the coding sequence ATGCGCAAAGCCTTGAAATCGCTCAAGGAAGACGAGTCTATTATGATTTTGCCAGCAGACAAAGGCCGCGCCAGTGTTATTCTGGACACCGATGTCTACCGCGCCAAGATGTCCGAGTTAATCGAATCCGGCCCCTATCACGCTATCGGGAAGGACCCGACCGATCGCCTCTCCCGCAAGCTTTCCACTATTCTTCGCGGCTTTCACAAGAATGGTGACATCGATGATTCTACCTACCGGAAGCTTAAACCGTCGCAGAAGCAACCGCCCAGGATCTATGGACTGCCTAAGATCCACAAAGCTGACATCCCGCTTCGTCCGATTGTGTCATGTGTGAGTTCGTTTGCTTACAACACGTCTAAGTATCTCGCTGATATTCTTGCTCCCTTAGTCGGTTCCAATGGGCATGCTGTCCATAACTCCGCGTCGTTTGTTGATTTCCTGCGCAGCGAAACCATACAGGAACATGAGGTCATGGTTTCATTTGATGTGGTATCATTGTTTACCAATGTACCCATCGACGCCGCATGCAAGGTCGCACTTAGCAGGCTCGAACGTGATGAGAGCCTACCCGAGCGCACACAGTTATCTCCGGCCCAGGTAACTGAGCTTTTGAGTTTTGTTTTGCAATCTACGTATTTCATGTTTGCCGGCAATTTCTACGAACAGCAAGAAGGAGCAGCCATGGGCAGCCCTGTTTCCGCGGTGATCGCTAACCTGTTCATGGAAGCTTTTGAGGAACGTGCGCTGAGTAGTTGCCCGCCCGACTGTGCCCCTAGAGTTTGGAAGCGATACGTAGATGACACGTTTATCATCACGCATAGATCCGCCGCCGATGACCTTTTGAGCCACATGAATTCGCAGCAGCCCTCCATCCGTTTTACCATGGAGATGGAATGCAACGAGCGCATTGCCTTTCTAGACACTTTGGTGCACCGTGACACCAGCGGCCGACTGTACACCACCGTATACAGGAAGCCCACGCACACCGATCAGTACATTGCTTATGATTCGCATCACCCGAAGTCCGTTAAGCGCGGGGTAGTGAAGTGTCTTTACGACAGAGCTTCACGCATCGTTACTAAGCCCCATTGCACAGCTACAGAGAAGCAACACATCACCTCGGCTCTTATTTCTAACGGTTACCCGCGCTCCTTCGTTAACCGCGTCGCTAAGAAGAAGAGCGCCCCGTCCGAACAGCTTGCGCAATTTAAATCCGCTATAGTAATCCCGTTTGTTGATGGTATCGCGCATCTTCTCCGCCGGCGCTTGGAGAGGCATGGCATCCGAGTTATATTTAAGTCCGACAGCATCCGCAGCCAGCTGGTCCGTCCGAAAGACCGCCCGATCCCCGACAGACGCGATGGGGTTGTTTATAAGATCCCTTGCTCGACCTGCGACAAAGTCTACATCGGTGAGACTGGTAGACCTGTGGGGGAACGCATGAAGGAACATCGCCGTGATGTTCGGCTTAGGCGCACCGATAGCTCTGCTGTTGCAGAACATGCCTGGGACTCCGATCATCCACCTAACTGGGATGAGGTCAGCTGCATCGCCAATGATAAGCATTGGTATACGCGGCGCATTAAGGAAGCGATCCAGATCCGTTTGCACCCGAACAATATCAACAGGGACAGCGGCATTGAGATCCCTGATGAATGGTTACCTACCATCCGACGGCATACTGCATCCACGGTTCACAGCGCGCGGCGCCCGCACCAGCGGGTGCCTGACACCAGCGCGGACGCTGATTGGCCGGCTGCATCGGCCAATCACAGCGCGCGGTGCACGCCCGAGCGGGCACCAAGCACCAGCGCGGACCCTGATTGGCCAGCGGCTCCGGCCAATCACAGCGCGGCTCACGCCCGAGTGGAGCCGGACAATAGCTCCCGACGCTATATAACCCGTGCGCAGCAGCGTCTTtgctcattgcctgacgaagtctag